In a single window of the Biomphalaria glabrata chromosome 5, xgBioGlab47.1, whole genome shotgun sequence genome:
- the LOC106068986 gene encoding 60S ribosomal protein L7-like, whose product MADKQAKLPRVPESLLKRRKQIALSKQRVAKAEAANKKKQVAKKKVIFKRAEKYVKEYRAKERDEIRLARLARQHGNFYVPAEPKLAFVIRIRGINGIHPRPRKVLQLFRLRQINNGVFVKLNKATLNMLKIAEPYVAWGTPSLKTVRELIYKRGYGKVNHQRIPLTDNAIIEKELGTKDVICIEDLIHEILTVGPNFKYASNFLWPFKLSNPLGGWRRKYNHYNDGGDYGFRDSNIDALVSKMI is encoded by the exons ATGGCAGACAA ACAAGCTAAGCTGCCAAGGGTACCTGAATCACTTCTGAAAAGAAGGAAGCAGATCGCTTTGTCGAAACAAAGAGTAGCAAAGGCTGAAGCTGCCAACAAAAAA AAGCAAGTTGCTAAAAAGAAGGTAATTTTCAAGAGAGCTGAAAAATATGTAAAGGAGTACAGAGCAAAGGAACGAGATGAAATTCGTTTGGCTCGTTTAGCAAGACAACATGGAAACTTTTATGTACCAGCTGAACCCAAATTAGCATTTGTCATAAGAATTAGAGg TATCAATGGTATCCATCCAAGACCAAGGAAAGTTTTGCAACTCTTCAGATTGCGCCAGATCAACAATGGTGTCTTTGTGAAACTTAACAAAGCAACATTAAATATGCTTAAAATTGCTGAGCCTTACGTTGCTTGGGG AACACCAAGCCTGAAGACTGTCAGAGAGCTGATTTACAAGAGAGGATATGGAAAGGTTAACCACCAGAGAATACCTTTGACTGATAATGCTATTATTGAAAAGGAACTAG GTACAAAGGATGTTATTTGCATTGAGGATTTGATCCATGAGATCTTGACTGTTGGTCCCAACTTCAAGTACGCCTCCAACTTTCTGTGGCCCTTCAAACTGTCCAACCCATTGGGTGGATGGCGACGCAAGTACAACCACTACAATGATGGTGGAGACTATGGCTTCAGGGATTCCAATATTGATGCCCTTGTTAGCAAAATGATTTAA
- the LOC106068985 gene encoding uncharacterized protein LOC106068985 isoform X3 codes for MVDTAEAEQLLRQGLGKRMVRGDGINRSTAVSGDSDMLSGGIHHYEQITQSAQSQRLKRFLTTTVMPVFLLAFTPNLVVIIWYTVIHCEGSYLKMLSVFSHRSILSGLSDMWSLMNYPSPVVIWTLVIYCVYALAMMKLLPGENVTGPVTPKGNVPVYKDNGFIYFVVTICLFWVLTICLHPFGISPSILYDKFDEVIYALNAFSLIFCAFLYIKGLLTPSSTDSGSSGNIIFDYYWGMELYPRVLGFDIKVFTNCRFGMMVWALLVCIHSVKSFELYGFVDSMFVSAFLQIMYITKFFWWESGYMRTIDIMLDRAGYYICWGCLVYVPSLYASVTFYLVSHPIHLGPVVTTIFLFLGALNIYINYAADVQKQEVRGANGNCLIWGRKPEIIRAKYQLENGDEKESILLASGWWGLSRHFHYIPEIMLAFFWSAPALFDNIMPYSYVIWLFILLTHRSYRDDTKCNKKYGLFWHQYCKKVPHKIVPYLF; via the exons Atg GTTGACACTGCCGAAGCTGAGCAGCTTTTACGCCAAGGGCTTGGCAAGAGAATGGTTCGAGGAGACGGAATCAACAGGAGCACTGCGGTTTCTGGAGACTCAGACATGTTGAGTGGAGGAATTCATCACTATGAACAAATCACCCAGAGTGCTCAATCTCAGAGACTTAAAAGGTTCCTGACCACCACCGTCATGCCAGTATTTCTCTTAGCATTTACCCCCAACCTAGTGGTCATCATCTGGTACACAGTCATTCACTGTGAGGGCAGTTACCTCAAGATGCTGTCTGTCTTCTCACACCGCTCCATTCTTTCAGGACTGTCAGACATGTGGAGCCTAATGAACTATCCGTCTCCTGTGGTCATTTGGacattagttatttattgtGTTTATGCTCTAGCCATGATGAAGCTATTACCCGGTGAAAATGTAACTGGTCCAGTCACCCCAAAAGGAAATGTTCCAGTGTACAAAGATAATgggtttatttattttgttgttactATTTGTCTTTTCTGGGTGCTGACTATCTGTTTACACCCCTTTGGTATTTCTCCATCAATTCTATATGATAAATTTGATGAGGTTATTTATGCCCTGAATGCATTTAGTCTGATATTTTGTGCATTCCTTTATATTAAAGGATTGTTAACTCCATCATCAACTGACTCTGGATCATCTGGAAACATAATTTTTGATTATTATTGGGGCATGGAGCTCTATCCCAGGGTTCTAGGCTTTGACATCAAAGTATTTACTAACTGTAGATTTGGTATGATGGTCTGGGCACTTCTAGTCTGCATACACTCTGTCAAAAGTTTTGAACTGTATGGATTTGTTGACTCCATGTTTGTTTCAGCTTTCTTGCAAATCATGTACATTACCAAATTTTTTTGGTGGGAGTCAGGCTACATGAGAACCATTGATATTATGCTGGATCGGGCTGGCTATTATATATGTTGGGGTTGCCTGGTCTATGTGCCTAGTCTCTATGCCTCTGTGACATTTTATTTAGTAAGTCATCCTATACATCTTGGCCCTGTCGTTACTACCATTTTCCTATTTCTTGGTGCACTCAACATATATATCAATTATGCTGCAGATGTGCAAAAGCAGGAAGTGCGAGGTGCCAACGGAAATTGTTTGATCTGGGGAAGAAAACCTGAAATCATTAGGGCTAAGTACCAGCTAGAAAATGGGGATGAAAAAGAAAGCATTCTGTTGGCCTCGGGATGGTGGGGCTTGTCTCGACATTTTCACTATATACCTGAAATTATGCTTGCTTTCTTCTGGTCAGCTCCAGCCCTCTTCGACAATATCATGCCCTATTCATATGTCATTTGGCTCTTTATTTTGCTCACACATCGCAGCTACCGAGATGACACAAAATGCAACAAGAAGTATGGCCTTTTTTGGCATCAGTATTGTAAGAAAGTACCTCACAAAATTGTACCCTATTTGTTCTAA
- the LOC106068985 gene encoding uncharacterized protein LOC106068985 isoform X2 has translation METCPSEPSDSGSPLKTMVDTAEAEQLLRQGLGKRMVRGDGINRSTAVSGDSDMLSGGIHHYEQITQSAQSQRLKRFLTTTVMPVFLLAFTPNLVVIIWYTVIHCEGSYLKMLSVFSHRSILSGLSDMWSLMNYPSPVVIWTLVIYCVYALAMMKLLPGENVTGPVTPKGNVPVYKDNGFIYFVVTICLFWVLTICLHPFGISPSILYDKFDEVIYALNAFSLIFCAFLYIKGLLTPSSTDSGSSGNIIFDYYWGMELYPRVLGFDIKVFTNCRFGMMVWALLVCIHSVKSFELYGFVDSMFVSAFLQIMYITKFFWWESGYMRTIDIMLDRAGYYICWGCLVYVPSLYASVTFYLVSHPIHLGPVVTTIFLFLGALNIYINYAADVQKQEVRGANGNCLIWGRKPEIIRAKYQLENGDEKESILLASGWWGLSRHFHYIPEIMLAFFWSAPALFDNIMPYSYVIWLFILLTHRSYRDDTKCNKKYGLFWHQYCKKVPHKIVPYLF, from the exons ATGG AAACCTGCCCAAGTGAACCATCTGACAGTGGCAGCCCATTAAAAACCAtg GTTGACACTGCCGAAGCTGAGCAGCTTTTACGCCAAGGGCTTGGCAAGAGAATGGTTCGAGGAGACGGAATCAACAGGAGCACTGCGGTTTCTGGAGACTCAGACATGTTGAGTGGAGGAATTCATCACTATGAACAAATCACCCAGAGTGCTCAATCTCAGAGACTTAAAAGGTTCCTGACCACCACCGTCATGCCAGTATTTCTCTTAGCATTTACCCCCAACCTAGTGGTCATCATCTGGTACACAGTCATTCACTGTGAGGGCAGTTACCTCAAGATGCTGTCTGTCTTCTCACACCGCTCCATTCTTTCAGGACTGTCAGACATGTGGAGCCTAATGAACTATCCGTCTCCTGTGGTCATTTGGacattagttatttattgtGTTTATGCTCTAGCCATGATGAAGCTATTACCCGGTGAAAATGTAACTGGTCCAGTCACCCCAAAAGGAAATGTTCCAGTGTACAAAGATAATgggtttatttattttgttgttactATTTGTCTTTTCTGGGTGCTGACTATCTGTTTACACCCCTTTGGTATTTCTCCATCAATTCTATATGATAAATTTGATGAGGTTATTTATGCCCTGAATGCATTTAGTCTGATATTTTGTGCATTCCTTTATATTAAAGGATTGTTAACTCCATCATCAACTGACTCTGGATCATCTGGAAACATAATTTTTGATTATTATTGGGGCATGGAGCTCTATCCCAGGGTTCTAGGCTTTGACATCAAAGTATTTACTAACTGTAGATTTGGTATGATGGTCTGGGCACTTCTAGTCTGCATACACTCTGTCAAAAGTTTTGAACTGTATGGATTTGTTGACTCCATGTTTGTTTCAGCTTTCTTGCAAATCATGTACATTACCAAATTTTTTTGGTGGGAGTCAGGCTACATGAGAACCATTGATATTATGCTGGATCGGGCTGGCTATTATATATGTTGGGGTTGCCTGGTCTATGTGCCTAGTCTCTATGCCTCTGTGACATTTTATTTAGTAAGTCATCCTATACATCTTGGCCCTGTCGTTACTACCATTTTCCTATTTCTTGGTGCACTCAACATATATATCAATTATGCTGCAGATGTGCAAAAGCAGGAAGTGCGAGGTGCCAACGGAAATTGTTTGATCTGGGGAAGAAAACCTGAAATCATTAGGGCTAAGTACCAGCTAGAAAATGGGGATGAAAAAGAAAGCATTCTGTTGGCCTCGGGATGGTGGGGCTTGTCTCGACATTTTCACTATATACCTGAAATTATGCTTGCTTTCTTCTGGTCAGCTCCAGCCCTCTTCGACAATATCATGCCCTATTCATATGTCATTTGGCTCTTTATTTTGCTCACACATCGCAGCTACCGAGATGACACAAAATGCAACAAGAAGTATGGCCTTTTTTGGCATCAGTATTGTAAGAAAGTACCTCACAAAATTGTACCCTATTTGTTCTAA
- the LOC106068985 gene encoding uncharacterized protein LOC106068985 isoform X1, producing MEIIHVDLNHQTCPSEPSDSGSPLKTMVDTAEAEQLLRQGLGKRMVRGDGINRSTAVSGDSDMLSGGIHHYEQITQSAQSQRLKRFLTTTVMPVFLLAFTPNLVVIIWYTVIHCEGSYLKMLSVFSHRSILSGLSDMWSLMNYPSPVVIWTLVIYCVYALAMMKLLPGENVTGPVTPKGNVPVYKDNGFIYFVVTICLFWVLTICLHPFGISPSILYDKFDEVIYALNAFSLIFCAFLYIKGLLTPSSTDSGSSGNIIFDYYWGMELYPRVLGFDIKVFTNCRFGMMVWALLVCIHSVKSFELYGFVDSMFVSAFLQIMYITKFFWWESGYMRTIDIMLDRAGYYICWGCLVYVPSLYASVTFYLVSHPIHLGPVVTTIFLFLGALNIYINYAADVQKQEVRGANGNCLIWGRKPEIIRAKYQLENGDEKESILLASGWWGLSRHFHYIPEIMLAFFWSAPALFDNIMPYSYVIWLFILLTHRSYRDDTKCNKKYGLFWHQYCKKVPHKIVPYLF from the exons atggaaataattcatgttgatttaaatcatc AAACCTGCCCAAGTGAACCATCTGACAGTGGCAGCCCATTAAAAACCAtg GTTGACACTGCCGAAGCTGAGCAGCTTTTACGCCAAGGGCTTGGCAAGAGAATGGTTCGAGGAGACGGAATCAACAGGAGCACTGCGGTTTCTGGAGACTCAGACATGTTGAGTGGAGGAATTCATCACTATGAACAAATCACCCAGAGTGCTCAATCTCAGAGACTTAAAAGGTTCCTGACCACCACCGTCATGCCAGTATTTCTCTTAGCATTTACCCCCAACCTAGTGGTCATCATCTGGTACACAGTCATTCACTGTGAGGGCAGTTACCTCAAGATGCTGTCTGTCTTCTCACACCGCTCCATTCTTTCAGGACTGTCAGACATGTGGAGCCTAATGAACTATCCGTCTCCTGTGGTCATTTGGacattagttatttattgtGTTTATGCTCTAGCCATGATGAAGCTATTACCCGGTGAAAATGTAACTGGTCCAGTCACCCCAAAAGGAAATGTTCCAGTGTACAAAGATAATgggtttatttattttgttgttactATTTGTCTTTTCTGGGTGCTGACTATCTGTTTACACCCCTTTGGTATTTCTCCATCAATTCTATATGATAAATTTGATGAGGTTATTTATGCCCTGAATGCATTTAGTCTGATATTTTGTGCATTCCTTTATATTAAAGGATTGTTAACTCCATCATCAACTGACTCTGGATCATCTGGAAACATAATTTTTGATTATTATTGGGGCATGGAGCTCTATCCCAGGGTTCTAGGCTTTGACATCAAAGTATTTACTAACTGTAGATTTGGTATGATGGTCTGGGCACTTCTAGTCTGCATACACTCTGTCAAAAGTTTTGAACTGTATGGATTTGTTGACTCCATGTTTGTTTCAGCTTTCTTGCAAATCATGTACATTACCAAATTTTTTTGGTGGGAGTCAGGCTACATGAGAACCATTGATATTATGCTGGATCGGGCTGGCTATTATATATGTTGGGGTTGCCTGGTCTATGTGCCTAGTCTCTATGCCTCTGTGACATTTTATTTAGTAAGTCATCCTATACATCTTGGCCCTGTCGTTACTACCATTTTCCTATTTCTTGGTGCACTCAACATATATATCAATTATGCTGCAGATGTGCAAAAGCAGGAAGTGCGAGGTGCCAACGGAAATTGTTTGATCTGGGGAAGAAAACCTGAAATCATTAGGGCTAAGTACCAGCTAGAAAATGGGGATGAAAAAGAAAGCATTCTGTTGGCCTCGGGATGGTGGGGCTTGTCTCGACATTTTCACTATATACCTGAAATTATGCTTGCTTTCTTCTGGTCAGCTCCAGCCCTCTTCGACAATATCATGCCCTATTCATATGTCATTTGGCTCTTTATTTTGCTCACACATCGCAGCTACCGAGATGACACAAAATGCAACAAGAAGTATGGCCTTTTTTGGCATCAGTATTGTAAGAAAGTACCTCACAAAATTGTACCCTATTTGTTCTAA